One region of Armigeres subalbatus isolate Guangzhou_Male chromosome 3, GZ_Asu_2, whole genome shotgun sequence genomic DNA includes:
- the LOC134226376 gene encoding zinc finger protein 569-like isoform X3, whose protein sequence is MDTDGSVIVIKEEVDDEANNEQTFDVDNEPSPPPMLPLHGLHSMFDTIDYLIVQNGYQCAACPDRSRSFPDMPALRRHMVRHVTGDELRCNHCNRVFEDIESLRKHLLDALSAEYGGGKSDSEDDGEDDGADEGDVDSVIYIVKDGRLTCSACDAVFGPVTRWNKEKFKLHVGEKHWTPSSYKCDECGKRFSNVDKLEKHIQRHAESMEVGWMGSQPSTSSLATIKAEEQDPIDSTFDALDIPQDPMGLLSEMPEVQVKVEVQDEATHDYAIEAASNSDASYRNSSSDSDSSESDCDRGKKRKKKIKAKKSLIKKHALSREIAGGKEGSIILACRLCDEGFLLQELLDRHMVQKHDDRERPFKCSKCSKTYLTNGNLQEHFRMAHSGIKFSCKECGIKFATKSSWKRHMQGHTEEGFCCDICKQKFTSHTVLTKHKRRVHENLAKNFICLDCGSTFDDNASLREHRVRHTNERRWECETCGMKFKRNHNLMNHRKTHLAENQPVPTIECLQCDEKFLTKMALASHRYVHGKYCCKICKLSFETQSGLMQHRKDDHKLIKHTGTECRSCHEKFQNSEELLKHREEAHANDPMLECDICKARYHSPAALRSHQRYHDRVILYDCQNCPESFNSQLLLDRHLKDVHKDEKNYICDLCGKGFPTKKQIAAHLIRHRNPRKKHYSCLPGCYICDFCGKEFRFQMTMKRHVFNAHTNQNTFKCDQCDKVLASLEGLKLHLRSHSQDQSIMCELCGRSFPQPYRLKVHMESHMRAGNEYRCHICNRSCREPKKLEKHMQLHTGETQYSCTLCQRFFVTKRHQKLHMIRVHQTEVKCLRCEKMFPSAKKMRLHIKIHDHPDYMECPKCFTCVKDKKTMGRHMKQHENEGIRVPCQYCPLTFVTKKTRRKHERTMHSDEIVQVVGHQMVDEDDEGGDRSEEEADADELIAEMAVREDEVSVG, encoded by the exons ATGGACACCGATGGCAGTGTGATTGTGATTAAAGAGGAAGTAGATGATGAAGCCAATAACGAGCAAACCTTCGATGTCGACAATGAG CCATCGCCGCCGCCGATGCTGCCGCTGCACGGCCTGCACTCTATGTTCGATACCATCGACTATCTTATCGTGCAGAATGGTTACCAATGTGCGGCTTGCCCGGACCGGAGCCGATCGTTTCCGGATATGCCGGCCTTGCGGAGACATATGGTGCGACACGTTACCGGGGATGAGCTACGATGCAACCACTGCAATCGGGTCTTCGAAGATATTGAGTCGCTGCGGAAGCATCTATTGGATGCGTTGAGTGCCGAATATGGGGGTGGTAAATCTGACAGCGAGGATGATGGCGAAGATGACGGTGCCGATGAGGGCGATGTGGATTCGGTGATTTATATCGTCAAGGATGGACGTTTGACGTGTTCGGCTTGCGATGCGGTGTTTGGGCCGGTGACTCGATGGAACAAGGAAAAGTTCAAGCTGCATGTCGGGGAGAAGCACTGGACACCGTCTTCGTACAAATGCGATGAATGCGGGAAGCGATTTAGCAACGTGGACAAACTGGAAAAACATATTCAAAGACACGCGGAATCGATGGAAGTGGGTTGGATGG GATCGCAACCATCGACCTCTTCACTAGCTACTATCAAAGCGGAAGAACAAGATCCGATTGACTCAACGTTTGACGCATTGGACATACCTCAAGATCCGATGGGACTGTTGTCGGAAATGCCGGAGGTTCAAGTCAAAGTTGAGGTACAAGATGAAGCAACCCACGACTACGCCATTGAAGCAGCGTCAAATTCTGATGCCAGCTACCGAAATTCGTCGTCCGATTCTGATAGCTCTGAATCCGATTGCGATCGTGGTAAAAAACGCAAGAAGAAAATCAAAGCCAAAAAGTCCCTTATCAAAAAGCATGCACTATCTCGTGAAATCGCTGGTGGAAAGGAGGGTTCCATAATTCTTGCATGCCGTTTGTGTGATGAAGGGTTTTTGCTGCAAGAACTTCTCGACCGACACATGGTCCAGAAGCACGACGATCGAGAGCGGCCCTTCAAGTGCTCAAAGTGCTCCAAAACCTATTTGACCAATGGGAACCTGCAAGAGCACTTTCGCATGGCTCACTCGGGAATCAAATTCAGCTGTAAGGAGTGCGGTATCAAATTTGCGACCAAAAGTTCCTGGAAGCGACATATGCAGGGCCACACGGAGGAAGGCTTCTGCTGTGACATCTGCAAACAGAAGTTCACTTCCCACACGGTGTTGACCAAGCATAAAAGACGAGTACACGAAAATTTGGCCAAGAACTTTATATGTCTGGACTGTGGCAGCACATTTGATGACAATGCCTCACTCCGCGAGCACCGGGTAAGACACACGAACGAGCGCCGATGGGAGTGCGAAACCTGTGGTATGAAGTTCAAGCGGAACCACAATCTGATGAACCATCGGAAAACGCATCTTGCCGAGAACCAGCCCGTGCCAACTATCGAGTGTCTGCAGTGCGATGAAAAGTTTTTGACGAAAATGGCCCTGGCTTCTCACCGCTACGTGCACGGAAAATATTGTTGTAAGATTTGCAAACTGTCCTTTGAGACTCAAAGCGGCTTGATGCAACATCGAAAGGATGATCACAAACTTATAAAACATACCGGAACCGAGTGCCGGTCGTGCCATGAAAAATTCCAAAACTCTGAGGAGCTGCTCAAGCACCGCGAAGAGGCACATGCCAATGATCCCATGTTGGAATGTGACATTTGCAAAGCCAGATACCATTCGCCAGCAGCGCTGAGAAGTCACCAGCGATATCACGATAGAGTTATCCTTTACGACTGTCAAAACTGCCCGGAATCGTTCAACTCTCAGTTGTTGTTGGATCGTCATCTGAAAGACGTTCACAAAGATGAGAAAAATTACATTTGCGATCTATGCGGTAAAGGATTTCCTACCAAGAAGCAAATAGCAGCACATTTGATACGCCACCGCAATCCAAGAAAAAAGCACTACTCCTGTCTGCCGGGGTGCTACATTTGTGACTTCTGTGGTAAGGAGTTCCGGTTTCAGATGACCATGAAGCGCCACGTTTTCAACGCCCATACGAACCAGAACACTTTCAAATGTGATCAATGCGATAAGGTGCTCGCATCCTTGGAGGGCTTGAAACTCCACTTGCGGTCCCACTCGCAGGATCAGTCCATTATGTGCGAGTTGTGTGGTCGTTCTTTCCCCCAGCCCTATCGACTGAAGGTGCACATGGAAAGCCACATGCGTGCGGGCAATGAGTACCGCTGTCACATCTGCAACCGGTCTTGTCGAGAGCCAAAAAAGCTCGAAAAGCACATGCAATTGCACACCGGCGAAACGCAGTACAGCTGTACCTTATGCCAGAGATTTTTCGTTACCAAAAGACACCAGAAGCTGCATATGATACGGGTTCACCAGACGGAAGTCAAATGCCTCCggtgtgaaaaaatgtttcctTCGGCCAAGAAAATGCGGCTGCACATCAAAATACACGACCACCCCGATTACATGGAGTGCCCAAAGTGCTTCACCTGTGTCAAAGACAAAAAGACGATGGGCCGCCACATGAAGCAGCACGAGAATGAGGGCATTCGGGTCCCTTGCCAGTACTGTCCGTTGACGTTTGTCACGAAGAAGACTCGGCGGAAACACGAACGTACTATGCATAGCGACGAAATCGTTCAGGTGGTGGGCCACCAAATGGTGGACGAAGATGACGAAGGCGGGGATAGGTCAGAGGAAGAAGCAGATGCCGATGAACTTATTGCGGAGATGGCTGTGCGTGAGGATGAGGTGAGTGTCGGTTGA